One Phoenix dactylifera cultivar Barhee BC4 chromosome 8, palm_55x_up_171113_PBpolish2nd_filt_p, whole genome shotgun sequence genomic window carries:
- the LOC103709777 gene encoding probable serine/threonine-protein kinase PIX7: MGLGPEAAEVVSRESDGKSEGRNGKNEKKKWRTRWTWVKLRLIACFISRSKVDTSVSGASTLCENKSTNDASRDQPAVPLVSGSTTTSNAESSVSTPKMGDELKVASQLRKFTFHELKLATRNFRPESLLGEGGFGCVFKGWIEENGTAPVKPGTGLTVAVKTLNHDGLQGHKEWLAEVNFLGELLHPHLVKLVGYCIEDDQRLLVYEFMPRGSLENHLFRRSLPLSWSVRLKIALGAAKGLAFLHEEAERPVIYRDFKTSNILLDSDYNAKLSDFGLAKDGPEGDKTHVSTRVMGTYGYAAPEYVMTGHLTSKSDVYSFGVVLLEILTGRRSMDKNRPNGQHNLVEWARPHLGERRRFYRLIDPRLQGHFSVKGAQKAAELAHRCLSRDPKARPLMSEVVEALKPLLNLKDMASSSYYFQTVQGDHGAANSSNSSIRNGLKKQISFSKNGQQPMRSLSNSTINSPYHQSPKINAEQP; the protein is encoded by the exons ATGGGATTGGGGCCCGAGGCGGCTGAAGTGGTGTCCCGGGAGAGTGATGGGAAATCGGAAGGAAGGAACGGCAAGAACGAGAAGAAGAAGTGGAGGACGCGATGGACGTGGGTCAAGCTTCGTTTGATTGCGTGCTTCATCTCGAGATCGAAAGTGGATACGTCTGTTAGCGGCGCCAGCACTCTTTGCG AAAATAAATCCACTAATGATGCTAGCAGGGACCAACCTGCTGTTCCATTGGTCTCTGGTTCTACAACCACTAGTAATGCAGAAAGTAGTGTATCTACTCCTAAAATGGGCGACGAACTCAAAGTTGCTTCTCAGCTGCGAAAATTCACTTTCCATGAGCTCAAGTTAGCCACAAGAAACTTTAGACCAGAGAGTCTActtggagaaggaggctttggTTGTGTTTTCAAAGGCTGGATTGAGGAGAATGGAACAGCTCCTGTGAAACCTGGTACAGGACTTACTGTTGCTGTAAAAACGCTTAATCATGATGGTCTTCAAGGGCACAAAGAGTGGCTC GCTGAAGTTAATTTTCTTGGTGAACTTCTGCACCCGCACTTAGTGAAACTGGTAGGGTATTGCATAGAAGATGATCAGAGGTTGCTGGTGTATGAGTTCATGCCTCGTGGGAGTTTGGAGAATCATCTATTTAGAA GATCTCTTCCACTCTCGTGGTCTGTTAGATTGAAAATTGCACTAGGAGCTGCAAAGGGTCTTGCCTTTCTTCATGAAGAAGCAGAAAGACCAGTTATATATCGTGATTTTAAGACGtctaatattttgcttgattca GATTACAATGCCAAGCTTTCTGATTTTGGACTTGCTAAAGATGGCCCTGAGGGAGACAAGACTCATGTGTCCACAAGAGTGATGGGAACGTATGGTTATGCAGCTCCAGAATATGTAATGACAG GACATCTGACTTCAAAGAGCGATGTTTACAGCTTCGGGGTTGTCCTACTCGAAATTCTAACAGGGAGAAGGTCTATGGATAAGAATCGGCCCAATGGCCAACATAACCTGGTTGAATGGGCACGCCCCCATCTTGGGGAAAGGCGGCGCTTTTACAGGCTTATAGACCCTCGCCTGCAGGGCCATTTCTCTGTCAAAGGGGCACAAAAGGCAGCTGAGCTGGCACACCGCTGCCTCagtcgggatcccaaagccagACCGCTTATGAGTGAAGTGGTGGAAGCCCTGAAACCACTACTCAACCTTAAAGACATGGCCAGTTCATCATACTACTTTCAAACCGTCCAAGGAGATCATGGTGCTGCCAATAGCAGTAATTCAAGTATCCGAAATGGCTTAAAGAAACAAATTTCCTTCTCTAAAAATGGGCAGCAACCAATGAGGAGCCTTTCAAATAGCACGATTAATTCTCCGTACCATCAATCACCAAAGATCAATGCTGAACAGCCATGA
- the LOC103709778 gene encoding uncharacterized protein LOC103709778 has protein sequence MEAVARVPIFLSASKPSRVSLPSLSSLSVAARPISNRRRNLRMAARSQATALADPPPKGAESFFRTIISSMEKVYMTRNPTAKAILDLVRSCDGDHICYDHFAFRTFGVEGYGIDSMAKVFMDFGYMPREELRFPTKKLKALWFAPPKIDYIDGGNGIDGPLPRIFISELLVDQMSSQSQEVIRKCIKTSGNGNEHASIASALGCLTWEKPLYSDYQQLARESEYAAWTLVNGYALNHVTISTHQLKSHIRNIKSLNEFIENHGFKLNSEGGTLKVSPDGLLLQSSTVADSTSFNFADGVTESVPCSYIEFAERLVLPQYKNLANDEIKEFHRRDGFEVGNADKIFESTSKDQLTRKAA, from the exons ATGGAAGCGGTCGCCAGGGTTCCGATATTCCTCTCCGCTTCGAAGCCGTCTCGCGTCTCGCTTCCTtcgctctcctccctctccgtaGCCGCCCGACCGATCTCCAATCGCAGGCGAAACCTCCGCATGGCTGCCCGATCCCAGGCGACCGCTCTCGCGGATCCACCTCCCAAG GGTGCTGAGTCATTCTTCAGAACAATAATTTCTAGTATGGAAAAGGTCTACATGACAAGGAATCCAACTGCCAAAGCAATTTTGGACCTTGTTCGTTCGTGCGATGGTGACCATATCTGCTATGATCATTTTGCCTTCCGAACATTTGGG GTAGAAGGTTATGGTATTGATTCGATGGCAAAAGTTTTCATGGATTTTGGCTATATGCCACGCGAAGAATTGAGATTTCCCACAAAAAAGTTGAAAGCATTGTGGTTTGCACCTCCCAAGATTGATTATATTGATGGTGGAAACGGTATAGATGGGCCTTTGCCAAGGATATTTATATCAGAGCTTCTTGTGGATCAGATGAGTTCTCAAAGTCAG GAAGTGATAAGGAAATGCATCAAAACATCTGGTAATGGGAACGAACATGCATCCATCGCAAGTGCATTGGGATGTTTAACATGGGAGAAACCTTTATATTCTGACTATCAACAATTAGCTAG GGAAAGTGAATATGCTGCATGGACTCTTGTTAATGGTTATGCATTGAATCATGTCACTATTTCCACACATCAGCTGAAATCTCATATTAGAAACATCAAAAGCCTGAATGAGTTCATTGAAAATCATGGATTCAAACTGAATTCTGAAGGGGGGACATTAAAAG TGAGCCCTGATGGCCTTCTACTGCAAAGTTCAACTGTGGCTGATTCAACTTCTTTTAATTTTGCTGATGGGGTCACCGAATCTGTTCCTTGTTCATACATCGAATTTGCAGAACGGCTTGTGCTACCTCAGTATAAAAATTTAGCAAATgatgag ATCAAGGAATTTCATAGACGTGATGGTTTTGAAGTTGGCAATGCCGATAAGATCTTTGAGAGCACATCAAAAGATCAGCTGACGAGGAAAGCTGCATGA